One window from the genome of Salisaeta longa DSM 21114 encodes:
- the rplK gene encoding 50S ribosomal protein L11: protein MAKPVETVIKLQIKAGQANPAPPIGPALGQHGVNIMEFCKKFNAKTQDQMGTLLPVEISVYADRSFDFIVKSPPASILLKQAAGIDKGAGDPLREKVATVSWQDCIDIAERKMDDLNAHTPEQGARMVAGTARSMGINVKGKPDA from the coding sequence ATGGCGAAACCAGTAGAAACCGTTATCAAGCTGCAAATTAAGGCGGGACAAGCCAACCCGGCGCCGCCTATTGGTCCGGCGTTGGGCCAGCACGGCGTTAACATCATGGAGTTCTGCAAGAAGTTCAATGCGAAGACGCAGGACCAGATGGGCACGCTGCTGCCGGTTGAGATCTCGGTGTATGCCGACCGGTCGTTCGATTTCATCGTTAAGAGCCCGCCGGCCTCCATTCTGCTGAAGCAGGCCGCCGGCATTGACAAAGGTGCGGGCGACCCGCTGCGCGAAAAAGTGGCCACCGTGTCGTGGCAAGATTGCATCGACATCGCCGAGCGGAAGATGGACGACCTGAATGCCCATACGCCCGAGCAGGGCGCTCGCATGGTTGCGGGCACCGCGCGCTCGATGGGCATTAACGTGAAGGGGAAGCCCGACGCGTAA
- the proC gene encoding pyrroline-5-carboxylate reductase — translation MFSDETIAVIGAGNIGRALIGGMIRSGLVAPAQVVATRRSEDALTTLAEEYPGLRTTTDNTAAAREATIVVLAIKPQYRATVVADLHDALSPTALVVSVLAGVTTDRLQDAFGTKQPVVRVMPNTPMLVDEGATALSGGMYASDEDVTRVRLMFASVGTAVDVPESLMDAVTGLSGSGPAYVYMVIEALTDAGVKQGIPRTEAGRLAAQTVYGAAKMVLETGKHPAILRDEVTTPGGTAIAAVSSLEAHGLRTMLINAVATATERSAALNEA, via the coding sequence ATGTTTTCTGACGAAACGATCGCCGTCATCGGGGCGGGCAACATTGGCCGGGCCCTGATTGGCGGCATGATACGCAGCGGCCTAGTTGCGCCGGCACAGGTGGTGGCCACCCGTCGCTCCGAGGACGCTCTGACGACCCTCGCGGAGGAATACCCTGGGCTTCGCACCACCACCGACAACACCGCGGCGGCCCGCGAGGCCACCATCGTTGTGCTCGCGATCAAGCCGCAGTACCGCGCCACGGTCGTGGCCGACCTACACGACGCCCTCTCGCCCACGGCGCTCGTCGTTAGCGTGCTGGCAGGCGTAACCACCGACCGGCTACAGGATGCGTTTGGCACCAAGCAGCCGGTGGTGCGCGTTATGCCCAACACGCCCATGCTCGTAGATGAAGGCGCGACGGCCCTCAGCGGCGGGATGTACGCCTCCGATGAGGACGTGACGCGGGTTCGCCTCATGTTTGCCTCGGTGGGCACGGCCGTCGATGTCCCGGAGTCGCTTATGGACGCGGTGACGGGCCTCTCGGGCAGCGGGCCGGCCTACGTGTACATGGTCATTGAGGCGCTTACCGATGCCGGCGTAAAGCAAGGCATTCCGCGGACCGAGGCGGGCCGCCTCGCGGCCCAGACGGTGTACGGAGCGGCCAAGATGGTCCTAGAGACCGGCAAGCATCCGGCCATCTTACGCGATGAGGTCACCACGCCTGGCGGTACCGCCATCGCGGCGGTATCATCGTTGGAGGCGCACGGGCTGCGCACCATGCTCATCAACGCGGTGGCGACGGCCACCGAGCGCTCGGCAGCCCTCAACGAGGCGTAG
- the nusG gene encoding transcription termination/antitermination protein NusG codes for MANGIKKWYVLRTFSGHEKKVRRYMESELERLDLEDRVDEIMIPTETVFEMRGGKKRTKERKFFPGYILLHCTLDTYLRELAEGLPSVIGFLKSGTGKEPTPLRPDEVQRILGKMDRAEAMGEQPEIPFKPGDPVKVVDGPFDSFNGFVEEVYPEKMKVKVMVSIFGRKTPVELDYLQVEHEE; via the coding sequence ATGGCCAACGGCATCAAAAAGTGGTACGTGCTGCGCACGTTCTCGGGTCACGAGAAGAAAGTGCGGCGCTACATGGAGAGCGAGCTCGAACGCCTCGACCTTGAAGATCGGGTCGACGAGATCATGATTCCGACCGAGACGGTGTTCGAGATGCGCGGCGGAAAAAAGCGTACCAAAGAGCGCAAGTTCTTTCCGGGATACATCCTCTTGCATTGCACGCTCGACACGTACCTTCGGGAGCTCGCTGAAGGACTGCCTTCCGTCATCGGTTTTCTGAAGTCGGGCACGGGCAAAGAGCCCACGCCGCTGCGTCCGGATGAGGTGCAGCGCATTCTGGGCAAGATGGATCGGGCCGAGGCCATGGGCGAGCAGCCCGAAATTCCGTTTAAGCCCGGCGATCCGGTGAAGGTTGTGGACGGGCCGTTTGATAGTTTCAACGGCTTCGTCGAAGAGGTCTATCCCGAAAAGATGAAAGTCAAGGTCATGGTTTCCATCTTTGGACGGAAAACCCCCGTTGAGCTTGACTATCTGCAGGTGGAGCACGAAGAGTAG
- a CDS encoding YraN family protein, with product MDTTKEIGDHGEDLAMDFLTTRGYRVMDRNYRFEHGEVDAVCYDPAARDGRGELVFVEVKTRSSLAFGTPEEAVTDEKQARIAHAARAYLYERQLEGSPARFDVVTVVLRQGDDPAINHFPDAFWAGA from the coding sequence ATGGACACGACGAAAGAAATTGGCGATCATGGCGAAGACCTTGCCATGGACTTTCTTACCACGCGTGGCTACCGCGTGATGGATCGGAACTACCGGTTTGAGCACGGCGAGGTGGATGCGGTGTGCTACGACCCCGCGGCGCGCGATGGACGCGGCGAGCTCGTCTTTGTGGAGGTCAAGACGCGCTCCAGCCTTGCCTTTGGTACGCCGGAGGAGGCGGTCACAGACGAAAAACAAGCCCGCATTGCCCACGCGGCCCGCGCGTATCTGTACGAGCGCCAACTGGAAGGCTCGCCTGCCCGCTTCGATGTCGTGACGGTGGTGCTTCGGCAGGGCGACGATCCGGCCATCAACCACTTCCCCGATGCGTTCTGGGCCGGCGCCTGA
- a CDS encoding C40 family peptidase, which translates to MRSPLHASWLIGIAAMLLLAGCSSSRPATYTSSAAGASTAERSLRRAAAEWAGVPHRWGGESKRGVDCSGLTLRLYERVYGLQLPRTTEQQASVGQRVNRLQTGDLVFFKTGAKSRHVGVYISNGEFVHASSSSGVRISRLSNPYWQEHYWMSRRIVRSTANRAATRRSSATPTPASRSGW; encoded by the coding sequence ATGCGCTCCCCCTTGCACGCCTCCTGGCTGATTGGTATTGCCGCCATGTTGTTGCTTGCCGGCTGCTCATCCTCGCGGCCGGCGACGTATACCTCGTCTGCTGCGGGCGCCTCCACCGCCGAGCGGAGCCTACGACGGGCCGCGGCTGAGTGGGCGGGCGTGCCGCATCGCTGGGGCGGCGAGTCGAAGCGGGGCGTCGACTGCTCGGGGCTTACCCTTCGGTTGTACGAGCGCGTGTACGGCCTGCAGCTGCCGCGCACCACCGAGCAGCAAGCCTCCGTTGGGCAGCGCGTAAACCGGCTCCAAACCGGCGACCTCGTCTTCTTCAAAACAGGCGCCAAGAGCCGTCACGTGGGCGTCTACATCAGCAACGGGGAGTTTGTGCACGCGTCCTCAAGCAGCGGCGTGCGCATCTCTCGGCTCTCCAACCCGTACTGGCAAGAGCATTACTGGATGTCGCGGCGCATCGTCCGCTCCACTGCAAACCGCGCAGCCACACGCCGGTCATCCGCCACGCCCACACCCGCATCGCGGAGCGGATGGTAG
- the aceK gene encoding bifunctional isocitrate dehydrogenase kinase/phosphatase, with protein sequence MPSPADLIANGFAAYQARFRVITQRARHRFEQRDWHGGRHDATARLLLYREVVQAVEADVRRALGSDATCRRRWSSLREAYAARIADRPDAELAETFFNSITRRIFDTVGVDPAIEFVTTTQAAAPEASAAAVVRTFTSRGSDVDLFDRILQAYAHDVPYEDRLRDAQALVRAVRERLPAADGPGPLLRRITLARAIFYRGIGAYLVGRLRTTDDATRPLVIALHHDPHGVTVDAVLLSEDRVSILFSFARSYFRVEAAEPRALIRFLSELLPQKRRAELYISIGYNKHGKTELYRDLLRHFAHATDTFERAPGQPGMVMTVFTMPSYNMVFKVIKDQFDYPKSTTRQAVMERYHVVYKHDRAGRLVDAQEFEHLRLSRRLFSDALLDRLTDEAARTVHCRDGRVILDHCYVERRVTPLDLYLRTAAPADARAAVLDYGQAIKDLARTNIFPGDLLLKNFGVTRHGRVVFYDYDELGFVTDYTFRTKPAPRTHAEEMAAGAWFYVGPADVFPEEFRATMGLSDALMAAFDAHHGDIFTADFWNALKQRLQNNAIIPILPYPSRYRLPHRTV encoded by the coding sequence ATGCCCTCACCTGCCGATCTTATTGCCAACGGGTTTGCCGCCTACCAGGCGCGGTTTCGGGTGATCACGCAGCGGGCGCGGCATCGGTTTGAGCAACGCGACTGGCACGGCGGGCGCCACGACGCCACCGCGCGGCTGCTGCTGTACCGCGAGGTGGTGCAGGCCGTGGAGGCCGATGTGCGCCGCGCGCTTGGCTCCGATGCGACCTGCCGGCGCCGGTGGTCCTCCCTCCGCGAAGCGTATGCCGCACGCATCGCCGACCGGCCCGACGCCGAACTGGCCGAAACGTTCTTCAACTCCATTACGCGCCGCATCTTTGACACCGTGGGCGTCGATCCGGCCATCGAGTTTGTGACCACGACCCAAGCTGCTGCCCCCGAGGCTTCTGCCGCTGCCGTCGTGCGCACGTTTACCTCCCGCGGGAGTGACGTCGACTTGTTCGACCGCATCTTGCAGGCGTATGCGCACGACGTGCCGTACGAGGATCGCCTCCGCGATGCACAGGCCCTGGTCCGTGCCGTGCGTGAGCGCCTGCCCGCCGCCGACGGCCCAGGACCGCTCCTTCGCCGCATCACGCTGGCCCGCGCCATCTTCTACCGCGGCATTGGCGCCTACCTCGTGGGCCGCCTGCGCACGACCGATGACGCTACGCGTCCGCTGGTGATCGCGCTACACCACGACCCCCACGGGGTAACCGTTGACGCGGTGCTGCTTTCGGAAGACCGCGTGAGCATTCTGTTCAGCTTCGCGCGCTCGTACTTTCGCGTCGAGGCCGCCGAGCCGCGGGCGCTCATCCGGTTTCTGTCGGAGCTGTTGCCCCAAAAGCGGCGGGCCGAGCTGTACATTTCCATCGGCTACAACAAGCACGGCAAAACGGAGCTGTACCGCGACCTGCTGCGGCATTTTGCACATGCCACCGACACCTTCGAGCGGGCGCCGGGGCAGCCCGGCATGGTGATGACCGTGTTTACCATGCCAAGCTACAACATGGTGTTCAAGGTCATCAAAGACCAATTCGACTACCCGAAGTCGACGACCCGCCAAGCGGTCATGGAGCGCTACCACGTGGTGTACAAGCACGACCGCGCCGGCCGCCTGGTGGACGCGCAAGAGTTTGAGCACCTGCGCCTTAGCCGCCGCCTGTTTTCTGATGCGCTGCTCGACCGCCTGACCGACGAGGCCGCGCGCACGGTGCACTGCCGCGACGGCCGGGTAATTCTGGATCACTGCTACGTCGAGCGCCGCGTAACGCCCCTCGACCTGTACCTGCGCACGGCAGCGCCCGCCGACGCCCGCGCGGCTGTGCTGGACTACGGACAAGCCATCAAAGACTTGGCGCGCACCAATATCTTTCCGGGCGACCTGCTGCTTAAAAATTTTGGCGTGACCCGGCACGGGCGCGTCGTTTTTTACGACTACGACGAGCTCGGCTTCGTCACCGACTACACCTTCCGCACGAAGCCCGCGCCCCGCACACACGCCGAGGAGATGGCGGCCGGCGCATGGTTTTATGTGGGCCCCGCGGATGTCTTCCCCGAGGAGTTTCGCGCCACTATGGGCCTTTCCGATGCCCTCATGGCGGCCTTTGACGCTCACCACGGCGATATCTTTACGGCCGATTTCTGGAATGCCCTGAAGCAACGCCTGCAAAACAACGCCATCATTCCCATTTTGCCGTATCCCTCGCGGTACCGCCTGCCCCACCGCACCGTTTAG
- a CDS encoding zinc-dependent metalloprotease, producing the protein MPRSVRSFAWVVLVAAFVVAGCSSSAQVAQAPAATQETDATDFEKAVKASTRSDGLFTVYRDTTDGSLQLAIAEEQLDKEYIYFSFTKEGVLPAGHFRGQYRDNAVFAIKKYHNKIAFVEQNTGFYFNPESNLSRASSANISPSVLAVEKIVARDTTNGVYLIKADDLFLSEALHQVSPPRRPGASPFQFRLGRLSKEKSRVTSIDNYPENTDVSVTYVFENPSPINGGGKAVTDARNVSVTMQHTLLAMPANEYEPRRADPRVGYFTEAVDNLTSTSATPYRDLIHRWHLVKKNPDAALSEPVEPIVWWIENTTPERIRPIIKDAVMAWNQAFEQAGFKNAIQVKVQPDTATWEAGDIRYNVLRWTSSPNPPFGGYGPSFVNPRTGQILGADVMLEYVFLTNRLQYSRLFETAALPLHMQPERALPNTLHCSLGHRLHLNNLFGRQALRATGADLEAVNELTEQSIYYLLLHEVGHTLGLNHNMKASQMLSLAEVQQRDVAQQRGLTGSVMDYPAINIAAPEQTQGMYYTTQPGPYDVWAIQYGYMPASEDELNALLQRSTEPALAFGNDADDMRSPGKAIDPRVMIGDMSGDAVAYADQQMDLIETTMNDLLETYDTPGQSYEALRDGYLVLTGQMASAMSVVSRYIGGVYVDRAFIGQPGATQPYRPVPAETQQQAMDVLRAELFAPEAFQAPEAVYQHLQEQRRGFEFFGNSEDPKIHARALAIQQAVLAHLLHPNVLERITDTQQYGNAYPLSTYMADLTDAVFAADLQGQVNTFRQNLQLAYVNGLAFVLSEKGAEAYDYVAQSAALHTLREVEAMLQNKQVDDVSTQAHTEHVLQVIAAATATE; encoded by the coding sequence ATGCCACGATCCGTACGATCTTTTGCATGGGTAGTGCTTGTGGCTGCGTTCGTCGTTGCCGGATGCAGCTCCTCGGCCCAAGTGGCGCAAGCCCCGGCTGCCACGCAAGAAACCGATGCCACCGACTTCGAGAAAGCCGTTAAAGCGAGCACGCGCAGCGACGGCCTGTTTACGGTCTATCGCGACACCACCGATGGCTCGCTGCAACTGGCCATTGCCGAAGAGCAGCTCGACAAGGAGTACATCTACTTCAGCTTTACCAAGGAGGGCGTGCTCCCGGCCGGTCATTTCCGCGGACAGTACCGCGACAATGCCGTCTTTGCGATCAAGAAGTACCACAACAAAATTGCATTTGTTGAGCAAAACACGGGTTTCTACTTCAACCCCGAAAGCAACCTGAGCCGCGCATCGAGCGCGAACATCAGTCCATCGGTGCTTGCGGTGGAAAAGATCGTGGCCCGCGATACCACCAACGGCGTCTACCTCATTAAGGCCGACGACCTGTTTCTGTCGGAGGCGCTCCACCAGGTGAGCCCGCCGCGGCGCCCCGGCGCTTCGCCGTTTCAATTCAGGCTTGGCCGCCTGAGCAAGGAGAAATCGCGTGTGACGTCCATCGACAATTACCCCGAGAATACGGACGTCTCCGTGACGTACGTCTTCGAAAATCCGAGCCCCATCAACGGGGGCGGCAAGGCGGTAACCGACGCGCGCAATGTGAGCGTGACGATGCAGCACACGCTCCTCGCGATGCCCGCGAATGAATACGAGCCGCGCAGGGCCGATCCGCGCGTGGGCTACTTCACCGAAGCCGTAGACAACCTGACCTCGACGAGCGCGACGCCCTACCGCGACCTGATTCACCGGTGGCACCTCGTCAAGAAAAACCCCGACGCGGCGCTCTCGGAGCCCGTAGAACCGATCGTGTGGTGGATTGAAAACACAACGCCCGAGCGCATCCGGCCGATCATTAAAGACGCCGTGATGGCCTGGAACCAGGCGTTTGAGCAGGCGGGCTTCAAAAATGCCATTCAGGTAAAGGTGCAGCCCGACACGGCCACGTGGGAAGCCGGCGACATCCGGTACAACGTGCTGCGGTGGACGTCCTCCCCCAACCCGCCGTTTGGCGGCTACGGCCCCAGCTTCGTAAATCCGCGCACCGGCCAAATTCTGGGCGCCGATGTGATGCTGGAGTACGTTTTCCTCACCAACCGCTTGCAGTACAGCCGTCTGTTTGAGACGGCCGCGTTGCCGCTTCACATGCAGCCGGAGCGGGCCCTGCCGAACACGCTGCATTGCTCGTTGGGGCATCGCCTGCACCTGAACAACCTGTTTGGGCGTCAGGCCCTGCGCGCCACAGGCGCCGATCTTGAGGCCGTCAACGAGCTGACCGAGCAGTCCATCTACTACCTGCTGCTGCATGAAGTGGGCCACACGCTGGGCCTCAACCACAACATGAAGGCGAGCCAGATGCTGTCGCTGGCCGAGGTGCAGCAGCGCGACGTGGCGCAGCAGCGCGGCCTTACCGGCTCGGTGATGGACTACCCGGCGATCAATATCGCGGCCCCCGAGCAGACGCAAGGCATGTACTACACCACGCAGCCCGGCCCGTACGACGTGTGGGCGATTCAGTACGGCTACATGCCCGCGTCCGAAGACGAACTAAATGCGCTCTTGCAACGGTCAACCGAACCGGCCCTGGCGTTTGGCAACGACGCCGATGACATGCGGAGCCCCGGCAAGGCGATCGACCCGCGCGTCATGATTGGGGATATGTCGGGCGACGCGGTAGCCTACGCCGACCAGCAGATGGATCTCATTGAGACAACCATGAACGACCTGCTGGAAACCTACGATACGCCGGGCCAATCGTACGAGGCCCTGCGCGATGGGTACCTGGTGCTCACCGGCCAAATGGCCAGCGCCATGAGCGTCGTGTCGCGTTACATTGGCGGTGTGTACGTCGATCGGGCATTCATTGGGCAGCCAGGGGCCACGCAGCCCTATCGTCCGGTGCCGGCCGAGACGCAGCAGCAGGCGATGGATGTGCTGCGCGCCGAGCTGTTCGCGCCAGAGGCCTTCCAGGCGCCAGAAGCCGTGTATCAGCACTTGCAAGAGCAGCGGCGCGGATTTGAGTTCTTCGGCAACTCGGAAGATCCGAAGATTCATGCGCGCGCCCTGGCGATCCAGCAGGCGGTGCTGGCGCATCTGCTGCACCCCAACGTGCTGGAGCGGATTACCGACACGCAGCAGTACGGCAATGCGTATCCGCTGAGCACCTACATGGCCGATCTTACCGATGCGGTGTTTGCCGCAGACCTGCAGGGTCAGGTGAACACGTTTCGCCAGAACCTGCAGCTTGCCTACGTGAACGGTCTGGCGTTTGTGCTGAGCGAGAAAGGAGCCGAAGCGTACGACTACGTTGCGCAGTCGGCCGCGCTGCACACGCTGCGTGAGGTGGAGGCCATGCTGCAAAACAAGCAGGTGGACGACGTGAGCACGCAGGCGCACACCGAGCACGTGCTGCAGGTGATTGCCGCGGCAACGGCGACGGAGTAG
- the greA gene encoding transcription elongation factor GreA, translating to MADQQRTIYLTAEGLQDLKDELHFLKTKERSRIADEIAEARAKGDLSENAEYDAAKEEQGKLEARITKLEDTIARSRVVNEDEVDTTKAYILSDVTVKNLATDAEQTYTLVSEQEADVSQGKISVESPIGKGLLGKEVGDVVEIKVPAGKVKLEIVGLDRSLG from the coding sequence ATGGCTGATCAACAACGCACCATCTACTTGACCGCCGAGGGCCTGCAAGACCTGAAGGACGAACTGCATTTCTTAAAGACCAAGGAGCGGAGCCGCATCGCCGATGAAATTGCCGAGGCCCGTGCCAAGGGCGATCTCTCGGAAAATGCGGAGTATGACGCGGCCAAAGAAGAACAGGGCAAGCTGGAAGCACGCATCACGAAGCTCGAAGACACCATCGCGCGCTCACGCGTGGTGAACGAAGACGAAGTCGACACCACCAAAGCCTACATCCTCTCGGATGTGACGGTCAAGAACTTGGCCACCGATGCCGAGCAAACGTACACGCTGGTCTCGGAACAGGAGGCCGACGTCTCGCAAGGCAAGATTTCTGTGGAAAGCCCCATTGGCAAGGGCCTGTTGGGCAAAGAGGTCGGCGACGTGGTTGAGATTAAGGTGCCGGCCGGCAAGGTAAAACTAGAGATTGTGGGCCTCGACCGCTCGCTTGGCTAG
- the secE gene encoding preprotein translocase subunit SecE, giving the protein MNAIQEYLRNVRAEMEKVNWPTREELISSTSITIVATLIISIFVYLADRVISTALEILYQ; this is encoded by the coding sequence ATGAACGCGATCCAGGAATACTTACGGAACGTCCGGGCCGAAATGGAAAAGGTGAATTGGCCGACGCGTGAAGAGCTCATCAGCAGCACGAGCATCACGATTGTGGCCACGCTGATTATTTCCATCTTCGTCTATCTGGCAGATCGCGTCATCAGTACGGCGCTGGAGATTCTGTACCAGTAG
- the rplA gene encoding 50S ribosomal protein L1 has protein sequence MPTRGKRYREAKARIEESDGPFNLREAAELVKATATANFDESVDIDLRLGVDPRHADQMVRGSVALPNGTGRDVTVLVLASEGKQAEAEEAGADYVGLDEYVERIQNDNWLDFDVVIATPDVMGQVGRLGRILGPRGLMPNPKSGTVTMNVAEAIKEVKAGKIEFRVDKHGNLHTAIGKVSFDEDEIYENARAFMREVMRLRPPASKGLYLRSITISSTMGPPIAVDRSSVLSEAR, from the coding sequence ATGCCAACACGAGGAAAACGATATCGTGAGGCAAAGGCCCGCATTGAGGAAAGCGACGGGCCTTTCAACCTCCGCGAAGCCGCCGAACTGGTTAAAGCGACCGCCACGGCAAACTTCGACGAGTCCGTTGACATCGACCTGCGCCTGGGCGTCGATCCGCGCCACGCCGATCAGATGGTACGTGGATCGGTGGCGCTGCCCAACGGCACCGGCCGCGACGTGACCGTGCTGGTGCTTGCCAGTGAAGGAAAGCAGGCCGAGGCGGAGGAAGCCGGCGCCGACTACGTGGGGCTTGATGAATACGTGGAGCGCATCCAGAATGACAACTGGCTCGACTTTGATGTCGTCATTGCTACGCCCGACGTGATGGGCCAGGTGGGCCGCCTGGGGCGCATCCTGGGGCCGCGCGGCCTGATGCCGAATCCCAAAAGCGGGACGGTGACGATGAACGTTGCCGAGGCTATTAAAGAAGTGAAGGCCGGTAAGATCGAGTTTCGGGTCGACAAGCACGGCAACCTGCACACGGCCATTGGCAAGGTGTCGTTTGACGAAGACGAGATCTACGAGAATGCTCGTGCGTTTATGCGGGAAGTGATGCGGCTGCGGCCGCCGGCGTCGAAGGGCTTGTACCTGCGATCCATCACCATCTCCAGCACGATGGGCCCGCCCATTGCCGTAGACCGGAGCTCGGTGCTAAGCGAGGCCCGCTAG
- the mtgA gene encoding monofunctional biosynthetic peptidoglycan transglycosylase, with the protein MPDPSARPARSWPARLWHVAWRTVLGAGIFYFGMCLVCLTTYRYVFPLTTGVQLQRRVAAWADGRAFTKRYAPVPRAAIDDDLPLAVVAAEDTRFFQHAGIDWAAVEEALEDNARRDDPRGASTISQQLVKNLFLTTHSTWLRKGLEVPLVYMAELVLSKERILTLYLNVVEWGPEGIFGAEAAARFHYNQPAARLTRYQAAALAAILPNPRERRPYRMDWYTRIILQRMHTLQRISPHL; encoded by the coding sequence ATGCCTGATCCGTCTGCCCGACCCGCCCGTTCTTGGCCTGCCCGCCTCTGGCACGTGGCATGGCGCACAGTGTTGGGGGCGGGCATTTTCTATTTTGGGATGTGCCTCGTGTGTCTTACCACCTACCGGTACGTCTTTCCACTGACCACCGGCGTGCAGCTGCAGCGCCGCGTGGCGGCCTGGGCCGACGGCCGCGCGTTCACGAAGCGGTATGCGCCCGTTCCCCGCGCGGCCATCGACGACGACCTGCCCCTAGCCGTGGTGGCAGCCGAAGATACGCGCTTCTTTCAGCACGCGGGCATCGACTGGGCCGCGGTGGAGGAGGCCCTTGAAGACAACGCGCGCCGCGATGACCCCCGCGGCGCCTCCACCATCTCGCAGCAGCTCGTCAAAAACCTATTCCTGACCACGCACAGCACGTGGCTGCGCAAGGGCCTGGAGGTGCCGCTGGTGTATATGGCCGAGCTGGTGCTGTCGAAAGAGCGCATCCTCACGCTCTACCTCAACGTGGTGGAATGGGGGCCGGAAGGCATCTTTGGCGCCGAAGCGGCGGCGCGCTTCCATTACAACCAGCCCGCCGCGCGCCTCACGCGCTACCAGGCCGCGGCGCTTGCGGCCATCCTCCCGAACCCGCGCGAGCGGCGGCCCTACCGCATGGACTGGTACACGCGCATCATTTTGCAACGCATGCACACGCTCCAACGAATT
- the tuf gene encoding elongation factor Tu — protein MAKQAFERKKPHINIGTIGHVDHGKTTLTAAITKVLAEQVGGAAERTFESIDNAPEERERGITIATSHVEYETEARHYAHVDCPGHADYVKNMVTGAAQMDGAILVVASTDGPMPQTREHILLARQVGVPYLVVFMNKTDLVDDEELLELVEMEVRELLEEYEYPGDEVPVIRGSALQALESDAAAEEKIMELMAAVDEYIPTPERDVDQPFLMPIEDIFSITGRGTVVTGRIERGRIHTGDEIDIVGMQEEKLTSTVTGIEMFNKTLDEGEAGDNAGILLRGIKKEEVERGMVLAEPETVTPHKQFECEVYVLSKEEGGRHTPFFKGYRPQFYFRTTDVTGDIKLPEGMEMVMPGDNATFTVELIQPVAMEEGLRFAIREGGHTVGAGVVSKILD, from the coding sequence ATGGCGAAGCAGGCATTTGAGCGGAAGAAGCCGCACATAAACATTGGCACGATCGGGCACGTCGACCACGGGAAGACGACGCTCACGGCGGCGATCACGAAGGTGTTAGCCGAGCAGGTGGGCGGCGCGGCCGAGCGCACGTTTGAGTCGATTGACAACGCGCCGGAGGAGCGCGAGCGCGGGATTACGATTGCGACCTCGCACGTGGAGTACGAGACGGAGGCGCGGCACTACGCGCATGTGGACTGCCCGGGGCACGCCGACTACGTGAAGAACATGGTGACGGGCGCGGCGCAGATGGACGGGGCGATCTTGGTGGTCGCCTCCACCGACGGCCCGATGCCGCAGACGCGCGAGCACATTTTGCTGGCGCGGCAGGTGGGGGTGCCCTACCTGGTGGTGTTTATGAACAAGACCGACCTGGTCGACGACGAGGAGCTGTTGGAGCTTGTGGAGATGGAGGTCCGCGAGCTGCTTGAGGAGTACGAGTACCCGGGCGACGAGGTGCCGGTGATCCGCGGCTCGGCCTTGCAAGCGCTGGAGAGCGACGCGGCGGCCGAAGAGAAGATCATGGAGCTGATGGCGGCGGTCGACGAGTACATTCCGACGCCGGAGCGCGACGTGGACCAGCCGTTCTTGATGCCGATTGAGGACATCTTCTCGATTACAGGCCGCGGGACGGTAGTGACGGGCCGCATTGAGCGCGGGCGCATCCACACGGGCGACGAGATCGACATTGTGGGGATGCAAGAGGAGAAGCTCACCTCGACGGTGACGGGGATTGAGATGTTTAACAAGACGCTCGACGAAGGCGAGGCGGGCGACAACGCCGGCATTTTGCTGCGCGGGATCAAGAAGGAAGAGGTCGAGCGCGGCATGGTGCTGGCGGAGCCAGAGACGGTGACGCCGCACAAGCAGTTTGAGTGCGAGGTGTACGTGCTGTCGAAGGAAGAGGGCGGTCGTCACACGCCGTTTTTCAAGGGGTACCGCCCGCAGTTTTACTTCCGCACGACGGACGTGACGGGAGACATCAAGCTGCCGGAGGGGATGGAGATGGTGATGCCGGGGGACAACGCGACGTTCACGGTGGAGCTGATTCAGCCGGTGGCGATGGAGGAGGGCCTGCGCTTTGCGATTCGCGAGGGCGGGCACACGGTCGGTGCGGGCGTGGTCAGCAAGATCCTCGACTAG